The stretch of DNA atacacacacacacacacacatacacacacacacacacacacacacacacacacacacacacacacacacacacgtgaagcATGTTACAGGACTGTATCAAAGTGTGAttcttattgtttttgtttcagaTAACGGAACTTTCACATCAGGTTCGATGACGGGCCAGATAGTGTTCTGTCGCAGCAAGGCCGTCGCGTGTTTTAACTTTCGTAGCACATTTCTGGGTAAGCAAAGCATGAGCCGGACTTGGTTTTCCTATGTATTTTTAATCgttatttcattttttaatttttttttttttagacaggtTGACTACGTGTTTTGATATCGGGGGATGGCTTTAACCCCTGTTAACCCTTGGCGCCTCCCTGGATCCTCTGAAATGGGAGGTGTATAGCTTTcactctgtctatctgtctgtctgtttgtgtgtttgtctgtctgtctgtctgtctgtctgtctgtctgtctgtctttatgtccgCACTCAGATAGCTGGTGTTAATGGGTCGATCGTGCTGAAATGTTGTGTGTAACTATAGGTAGTGGGAGACTCACGTTCCTGTATTTACCGGAATACGGGATACACCTAAGACATGTTGTGATAtagagcgagttttcgcgaggaacagggttgagctacggtagggtcactgcgcatgtctggtttttttcttcgcggaaacgctgttgggttgtgtccagtcgcgtcccttgcaacaagatggcgacaagcgcgttatggatttactgttgtggagagttgatggacgacgatgatgaacaagcagtactgttttattgttgatgtgaatgtaatgccaaaacatcgaactatcgattcgaacgtcaatgaagaagtgagcgtgaaaatcgagcgcaaaacagccgggtaaaagttcagggcgctaaagtacatttgggccgaaatcgcacccaaactcctgttgacctcatttcttcccaaaataaacatcactgctaaaataaaatgcattaaaaccaagacagtatccaacccagtatccttaatttgtgaaaggctaagtgatttacaacaaatgtcttctcacaatccgtaactttgtcaaaaaacatttgcagaagtttctcacctcgccttggcagccatcttggaactggagagaccctacgcaggaagcaaggttgaaagttggttaaccggtgacgtcactccagtcgtaccggaccgagtttttgcgacctccggttcgactcgagtcaccttagttgacgctaaaactcgctcatAGCCTTTTATGTGTACGGTACACATGAGATACTGAGGACCCAAACTGAGTAAGATAATCCTACTGTTTAATGTGTGAGTTAAGTCCCCTGAATAAATCGCTGAACGCCAAATCGACCAACGGGAGTGTTCTGAGCATCTAAAACACTTAGTTAATTGAGCTCGAAGTTGACTCCGCAAAGTCTCGTTTACGAAAATGCAGTGCCAAGgattcgtgcagcgagcttcgtcaaATAGACCTTGagaagtcgactttgcccaacaagaaattcctccgaggtaggaaaaacacccccgttggtcaaagggaaataaccattctcacagcacccattctcactgccaccaactgagaaggttatttccctttgaccattaatatgtttctctataagtccttgtagaatcttaatccaccaataactccctaaccgtgtgtttgactggtcccaatttttgtaaggaccgcctcaggaatgtatagaacctgttcaccaagtttggtgacgatcggtccgttcattcttgagatctatatgcgaacacaaacacacaaacacacaaacatacaaacacacaaacaaacaaacaaacacatcgaccgaaacctatacacacccctataccgggggtgtaataacatgTAATACCAGTGTCATAGATCAGTGCTTGTTTCCCCTAATTTTCAACTTTTCCAACTTCCATCCTTGCAGTTCTACTTGTGTTGGCTGTCACAACGTGTCTGGTCAGCCTAACTTGGCACTCCATTTCCCTCCACCCACAATCCCGCCTGCTTCGGACACTCGTGGCCAGGCTTCAGACGTGGCCAGAAAACGCTCCCTACATACTGACCAAAGCTAACACAGAAGAGGTCAGTGCTGAAACGAGGCGAATCGTCGCCGACCCGCACGTGAGCCGTGTCAACTGTCGTCGTGCGTGGGACGGGGATACAACGGAAGTGACGAAAGCAAAAAGGATGACAAAAGCGCGGCAACGACCAGGAACGAGTCTGCGGCAGTATGAGAGACTTACGAGGAATTGCAGCAGCTACAGACAACATGGTGGCTTCAGGACGATAGCGTCTGTTGCAGAGGAGGAGTTGTCTTTTCCTTTGGCCTTCAACATCTTAGTTTACAAGGATGTGGAGCAGGTGAAgtgtgtgagggggggagggctgtgtgtgcgcgtgtgtgtgtgtatttgtgtgtgtgtgtgtgtgtctacgtgtgtgtgtgtgtgtgtgtgtgtgtgtgtgtgtgtgtgtgaatgtgtgtgagtgtgtgatttttTGTTATCTGAGATTTTATGATCGTTTTCATTTCTGTAGAGCTTGCTGCGTTTTTTTCTTGCTAGAATTTGGGAAAACTGTGATTCCACTTCTTCGTGTATTGTTTTTCATGTACAGGTAGTGTGATTTACTTCTCTCCTTTTTTGATTATTTCCTTTTAGTTTACAAGATAACAAGGAAAATATTCTCACCTAAAAACTGCAACAAGAACAAATGTACATGGACTAGTTTCGATTTTTGTCTTCATCagcaaaagaacaacaaaaaactaaaagaagagtagacagagaaagaaaatgaagaaaatgagCACAGCAGAAGAATGCAGACAGAGTCTAACGTGACCCAGAAAAAAGaattcgtgttttttttacaggCAGAAAGATTAGTCCGAGCCATCTACCGACCTCACAACGTGTACTGTATTCACATTGACGCCAAGTCTGACAGAGTCTTCCGCCGGAAGCTGACCCTGATTTCAAGATGTCTGCCCAACGTCTTCCTGTCTGACACTTCCGTCAATGTCACGTGGGGGACGTTTTCTACGCTGGAGGCGGTGGGTGTATTATTCCTGTTTGTGTGTTAATCTATAGTGTAATCGCGTGAGTTTTTCTCAAATATCGGTAGAATTCAAGAACAGTGTTCTGAATTCACTGTCCGCCAACAGTACACCATTGGGTAACGTCCCTTGCTCATGCAATATTGATAGAGTTTATGGAATGAATCAaatttcaaaatcaaatttAACGCTTTTCACCAATAATGTTGCCTCAGTTTCAACACACTTCCACGGTTGTCTCTGTTCGTTAAGTTTCATGCtttgccacacaaaaaaagaaaaggaagaaaaagaagaagaagaagaaaacgaagaacaagaagaagaacaagaacaacaaaaacaacaacaacaacaacaacaagatgacCTCGTAAATAAAGCTCATATCTCATCTTTTGCTGCAGCTTGGAACCTTACCTTTTGGGCTACGACCGTCTGGAACCAACTCCCAAGCTGCACACCAAATGTTAACTTAATCGACCCATAAGTGCAAGCTGGtttggacaaacagacagacagacagacagacatacatacagaatAAAGCATATTCGCCCCCGAAACAACGGGGTTGTAATACATATTTGTCTGGTCTTGTATTGTTTCAGGAGTTGACGTGTATGCGGCAGTTGATGACGCAGAGAGTGGCCTGGCGTTACCTCATCAACCTGACTGGCCAGGAGTTCCCCCTTAAAACCAACAGGGAGCTGGTTCAAATCCTCAAAGCCTTTAAAGGCGCCAATGACATCAGCGGGAAAACATGGAAGTAAGTTATAAGATATCTCTGACATCAGTTACACCGGTGCACGcgcgcacccacgcacgcacgtacgtacgcacgcagacacaaccacacacgcatacacacacacgcgcgcacgcccgcacgcccgcacacacacacaaacacacacacgcgcgcgcacgcccgcacgcccgcacacacacaccaacacacacacaccaacacacacacacacacacacgtacacacacacacgcacgcacgcacgcacgcacaagaaGAAATTGATAAAACATGGCAGAAAGTAAAGCAGCTTTTGACATGAGCCGCAATACATGAAAGATTGTTAAATAGCTTTGACAGCAGAGAAAGGAAGGAAGTAAAATAGCTTTTGACATTAGTGGATAGCTTTGAAGTTAACGGGAAACAGGGAAATAAGATACATTTGATATCAATACCATATTAAACATTTACGTTAATGGAAAATCGCGCGCGGTAAAACGTTTAGTTAAGACAGCTTTGCGATACGTGGATGGCTCTAATATCAGTGGATAGTTTTGACCTGAGCGGAAAATCGTGAAAGTAATTTGGGTTACTTTCATATCCGTATGTAGTCTTGTCATCCGTAGAAAAATTAGAAAGATCTCTTTAACAACAGTGGAAATAAACCTGTGTCTTTATTTGTTTAAATGAAAACCAAGAAACAACGAGAAAAGAGCCTCGTCAAGATAATTATGTCTACTCATACAAACGTAGCAGTTCtgggttggtttaaacaagattgtTTTCAAttaaaacagaaaacaacactAAAGGGGAAGAAGAtcgggacacgaactcaagcgaacgcttatttTACGTTgctcattaatttttaagattGTTGCATTTTAGAGATAAAGACATGTTTGAAGAGACCAAGGAGAGGGTTGCTATTCAGGAATGAAGACAGatgggacacgaactcaagtgAACGCTTATGTTACGTCCATGGTTAATCCGTTTGAGATTGTTGCATTTCAGGGATGAACACAGATGGGAACAGTTCCTACCGGCGCCTTACAACCTGACGATCCACAAGGGCAGCGTTCACATCGCGGTCAGCAGAGCCTTCGTGGATTATGTCCTGAGCAGCAGAGTGTCCCAGGAGCTTCAGGACTGGGTGAAGCCTGTACCCATCTCGGACGAGATCTTCTTTAACACTCTGGATCACAATCCTCAGCTTGGTGCGCCTGGGTCCTTGTCAGGTGAACATCGTTTGCGACTCTCTGGTGCTCCAGTGTTGGTTGTAGCCTGtcccactctgtctgtctgtctgtctgtctgtctgtttgtgtcactgtctgtctgtctgtctgtctgtctgtttgtgtcactgtctgtctgtctgcttgtctctgtctctctctgtctgtctctgtctgtctctctctcttagagaAAAAGAGTTAGGGAAGGGGTAGATGGGGAAGAGAgagatgaaagagagagagagagagagagagatgagagagagagagagagagagagagggaaagggagagagagagagacagtcagagagacagagagagacagagagagagagagagacagagagagagagaaagacagagagagagagacggacggacagacagacagacagacagacatatagataaatagatagatagatagatagacagagacagagacagactgacagtcagacagacagacagatagacaggcaaacagacagacagacagacggacatatttGCACCCCTTTAATGCCAGTCAGTCTTCTGTTTATCACAGAGCACATGAACTTCAGTCACAGCGATTCGTTCACTCGCTACAAAGTGTGGTCTTTTCAAAAGTACCTGCCATGCGGCGGGCGGTTTGTCCGAGAAATTTGCCACCTGGGAGTGGAGGATCTTCAACGTCTGACGACCTCGTCCCAGATGTTCGCCAACAAGTTTAGCTACAACTACCAACCGCTCGCCTACGACTGCTTGGAGGAATGGCTGTTCTGGAAAATACGGAGGGAGGAGGAAGGAAGAGCCGTCTCGCTGAACCTCTCGCTGTACGAGAGTTCCGTTTTGACGAGACTGAGGTACGACGGTCCTGTGAAGGTCTGGTGACCTTGTTGACCTTGGTGTTCAATAACGTGTTGAGTTAGAGCCCTTAACTAGACTtcaaaacaacaccaccaacaacgacgacaacaacaccagcagcaGTCGGAGCACCTGAAGAGTTTTAGGCGGTAAGACGGTGACCTCAATATTATGGTGCCGGTGGGAAGAGTTCTCAAGAAAGAAAGTTGTTTCAATGTTTAACATATCTCGTTGCTCATTCAAGAAACGAAACTGAAAAAGTGCAAACATGCTCAACAAGATATGATtgcaagagagaaaaaagaaaaagcgtCGCGGCTGAATCTTCATTACTTGTTAGTATTTTCGGTTGTTaattacctgtgtgtgtgtgtgtgtgtgtgtgtgtgtgtgtgtgtgtgtgtgtgtgtgtgtgtgtgtgtgtgtgtgtgtgtgtgtgtgtgtgtgtgtgtgtgtggtaaaagATAACAATTTCTTGACTTGAAAACATGTACAACcgttcttcacacacacacacacacacacacacacacacacacacacacacacacacacacacacacacacacacacacataccagacacacacacacacacacacacacacacacacacacacacacacaaatatatgcAAAAACTGAATTCCAGTCTTTGTTTTTGCAATCCACAAATGATTAGAAGACGCTAATACCCCTGTCACACTAGGGCTGCGTCCTCACGGCGTTCCCGCGGCGTTGTAAATTTCTCAGAGCGCCGTGGGATCGCAGGAAAATTCTGCGATTGACTTCGCTCTCACGGAGTGCTCACGGCGTGCTAGGAGTTGTCACTGCGCGTGCACGGCGTGTCGATTAAGCGGAAGTGCGTGTATACGACAGGGGAGTGTACTCTGCGTTATGGGGTTGGCTCACAACGCACTGGCAACTTCCTGCAAACGCCCTGCCAACGCTGACGGACGCGGTATATGCACAGTGACATCCCCAAGGACTCCGTGAGGTCTCCGTGCAAGCGCCGCCGACTCAGTACCACTGCGTCCGTACTGTGCGCCCACCGAGCTCTTGTGGCGCGGTAGGAGACCTTACTGCGCTGCTACGGCGACCCTACGGCGTTCCTACCACGCGCATATCAGAACGCCGAACGACGGCGCGTACTTTGTGCATGCTCAAACTGCGCGCCGTTGCATGGCGTTCTTGGCGACTCCACTGCGTCAAATGGAGATGCCACCGCGTTGCTCCGGCGCTGTAGGACTAGACCCTACTGCGGGCACCTCGGCGTTCTTCATTTTTCTTGGACGCCGCGGGAACTCCGTGACGACGCAGCCCAAGTGTGACAGGGGTATAAGCGGAAGATGAAGCGCAACTTTGATATTATTGTTATATTTGCTTCTGCACGCTGTTAAAATGTTTCAAGTCTAGGGCCTGTAATCTAGCCGGTGTCAGCAGTGCTTGcaatgacaaaatcaggtcaaggcgtgtgagtgtgtgcaggctgtttgtgtgtgattgttcttGTTGCGTTTTGTGAACCAAGCAAAGCGGACCTTCACATGTTCGTGAATCGCAGTTAACGACTTTGCTGCAGATACGGAACTGTCTACGTTACTTGAGCTTTATTCCCCGGTAAGTAACGCAATGCATATCGGCCAACGGGCCAAATAGCTCTCCCGGCTCAGTTTGAGAATGCTGCAAACTTGTGATGATACTGTCATGTCGTAACCTTCATTTTGACCTACTCCGATGAAACGTGACTTTGAAAAGCGAGAGTAGCCATGTAGCCAGTATGATTTAGAGTTATAAAGACATGACGAGGACGGTAAGCTTTGCTTTGAAAATACTTGTTGTCCAAAGTGCAAGGTAATCACCAAAGGTAGATAATTCACAGCCTCTAAAAAcgggattacttccctttgaccaaTTTTCATTGATGTGACTGGGATGATCGGTCGGAATTAGATACACCTACCCTAAATGACGTTACACCATAGTCATACCATTCCtcgctccttctctctctctgtttcatggtgtgtgtgtgtgtgtgtgtgggtgtgtgtgtgtgtgtgtgtgtgtgtgtgtgtgtgtgtagacggtgtgtgtctgcttgcgtgcgtgtgtgtgtgtgttttgtgtgcagttgcgtgcgcgcgcgagtgtgtctgtctgactacatgtcgtgtctgtctgtctgtctgtctgtctatcaatcAATCTGTCATTCAGTGTGTCTGCATACCTTTTTACAATCCGGGCTTAGTGGGGAGCTTGTGTTGTAGACTTTTTCTATCAAGACTGTTTACCGCAAACAGAAAACCGCATGCATTACAAACTGACATCACACGTTGAATCCAGTCTGATGCGTGTTACGCAAAGCATTATTAAATACTAATCCTATGAACACGTAATCCACACTAAAATAACTGTGCTGATAACTTGTACTTCAGATtgcggcgggggggggggggggggggggaggggcgggggggggggggggaggtaggaGTGGCGGTTGTGACATATATTCCAAGTGTTCGAAACAGCTAAGTATCTGGTCTTCTGTTGGTTAGATTGTGTCTTCAACGCATAGTCGTccacagtgcacacacacacacacacacacacacacactcactcactcactcactcacacacacacacacactcaatccctcactcacacacacacacacacacacacactcactcactcactcactcacacacacacacacacacacacacactcactcactcactcacacacacactttcacacacacacactcactcactcacacacgcacacacactcactcactcactcacacacacacacacactcactcactcacacacacacacatacactcactcactcactcactcacacacaaaaacacacacacacacactcacacacacaaacacacacacacactcactcactcacacacacacgcacacactcactcactcacacacacacacacaca from Littorina saxatilis isolate snail1 linkage group LG13, US_GU_Lsax_2.0, whole genome shotgun sequence encodes:
- the LOC138945420 gene encoding beta-1,3-galactosyl-O-glycosyl-glycoprotein beta-1,6-N-acetylglucosaminyltransferase-like isoform X1 yields the protein MTGQIVFCRSKAVACFNFRSTFLVLLVLAVTTCLVSLTWHSISLHPQSRLLRTLVARLQTWPENAPYILTKANTEEVSAETRRIVADPHVSRVNCRRAWDGDTTEVTKAKRMTKARQRPGTSLRQYERLTRNCSSYRQHGGFRTIASVAEEELSFPLAFNILVYKDVEQAERLVRAIYRPHNVYCIHIDAKSDRVFRRKLTLISRCLPNVFLSDTSVNVTWGTFSTLEAELTCMRQLMTQRVAWRYLINLTGQEFPLKTNRELVQILKAFKGANDISGKTWKDEHRWEQFLPAPYNLTIHKGSVHIAVSRAFVDYVLSSRVSQELQDWVKPVPISDEIFFNTLDHNPQLGAPGSLSEHMNFSHSDSFTRYKVWSFQKYLPCGGRFVREICHLGVEDLQRLTTSSQMFANKFSYNYQPLAYDCLEEWLFWKIRREEEGRAVSLNLSLYESSVLTRLRYDGPVKVW
- the LOC138945420 gene encoding beta-1,3-galactosyl-O-glycosyl-glycoprotein beta-1,6-N-acetylglucosaminyltransferase-like isoform X2, giving the protein MALTPVNPWRLPGSSEMGVLLVLAVTTCLVSLTWHSISLHPQSRLLRTLVARLQTWPENAPYILTKANTEEVSAETRRIVADPHVSRVNCRRAWDGDTTEVTKAKRMTKARQRPGTSLRQYERLTRNCSSYRQHGGFRTIASVAEEELSFPLAFNILVYKDVEQAERLVRAIYRPHNVYCIHIDAKSDRVFRRKLTLISRCLPNVFLSDTSVNVTWGTFSTLEAELTCMRQLMTQRVAWRYLINLTGQEFPLKTNRELVQILKAFKGANDISGKTWKDEHRWEQFLPAPYNLTIHKGSVHIAVSRAFVDYVLSSRVSQELQDWVKPVPISDEIFFNTLDHNPQLGAPGSLSEHMNFSHSDSFTRYKVWSFQKYLPCGGRFVREICHLGVEDLQRLTTSSQMFANKFSYNYQPLAYDCLEEWLFWKIRREEEGRAVSLNLSLYESSVLTRLRYDGPVKVW